From the genome of Tripterygium wilfordii isolate XIE 37 chromosome 6, ASM1340144v1, whole genome shotgun sequence:
CCAGATAAATCGCAACCACTCTCAGATAGATCCAAGTGTTGGTTCCCAAAATTTACCAGCAGGCAGCAAGCCAAAGTATGCTTTGTACGACTTCTAGTAAATTCAGCCACAGTGGTCCCTTCTTATTAACACTATACTGAGGCTAGCAGACTTCGTTACTTCCAAGAAcatattatttcattttcttttcccccTTCCTACTTTTGGATAACACAAACAGAAGTCCATGGACACCCCAATTAGGCAAAGCCAAGTTGGAGTCTACCAAAAGCTGAAGCTCACTCAAACAGTAGAACAAGATATTATGGGGCATTCATAAGCTCACAAGATTATTCAACATTGTAGAAAATAGATGTCTGAATAGCAAACCATGCATTCCTCCGCCAAAAGGGAAAACCAGAAGAGAAAAACAGATATTAGAGTCTAGCCATGACCTCTGACACTACAGCTCAAGACACTGAGAGCAGGTGGCCCGGAAAGAACAATCTTGCTGTCATACTTCTCCTGGCAATTCAAGAGCTGTTTTCCACAAGCTGAACAAAGCAACTCCAAACAAAAGGTTTCCTCATATTCACTGTCATTAATACAGCGACCACACTCAGCACAACGTGGTATACAAATTGTGCATGCCCTGCACACCTCAGTAGAGTGCTTCTTTCCCAGGCAACCCTCTCCTGGGCAATCATAAACTAGCCTCGGGTTCTGACATCTAGGGCAGCTTTCAATATCAATTTGACGACCATCCTCACAGGACAAGTACATGTTCCCCCTGTGATAGAACCGCAGCTTGTGGGCATTCTGCTGCGCGTAGCTATCTGTGCCCAACAACGACTTCAACTCTTCAAAATGCTTTTGAGTGACACCATAAATCCAACCAATCCTTAATTGCTTCATTCCTAGACCACCAACATTCTTAAATGCCGTCAAGCTAGTCACTATACCCTCAATACTGAGTCTTGTACATCCAGGCACACATAGCTGCGtcaaggggaaaaaagaaaacacagctTAAGAAACATTTAGAATCAATTCAAATTACCATTAGCTAATACCACAAAAGAAGGCAAAGGAAATCTTCCAATAACCTCAGGTTACAATGAATCTTCTAGGCCAATCTACGGAAAATAGAGGAGCcaaaacaaaaatgcaaaacAGATAGTGTCGCAGTGTCGAGTAGAAAGGGGATGAACATAAATCTGCAGCTTTCTTGGTCTGGGTGGAAAAGGGGCAGATGCATATATAAATGGCAAATCAACACAAAGTGGACTGGTTCAGTTTGGTCCTCTTTGACTAGCATATGAATTTGCATACCATCATGTATGAACCATATAAACAAAGAAGCCTTTTGCACACCACCTTATAAAAATTGGATGCATTTAAACATGTGCAGCAACAGGCCACAGAATATAAAACcatgaataataataaaagcctTCATGGCCTTAAGTAGTAAGGACTTTTGACAGAAATCCGTTACTGGTATATAACTTCCAAGGGACAATTTGACAAGTGCCTCAACACATAATGCAACCTTACTGACCAAAAGAAAAATCTTAACAGTCCCAGAAATACAACATAAGGCAATTATTAAATTCTTATGGAATAAACCAAAAGTGAAAAGACATTGCTTGAGCACCAATTATGGcttcacacaaaaaaaagaggaataaATCCAGGAAATCAAGTTGGAGGAGTCAAACTAACCTTGGTTAGTCTTCCATTTTTTCCAAGCACGCGTTTTAGACCATCATCAGTAATCTTTAAGCATTCCACCAAGGTCAAGCTCTCTAGTTTGCCATGAGCCCTATTAGTTAATTCCAAAAGAATATCATCAGTAATCTTCTCATTTAACGGATGACCTATGTGAATATGCTTCCAGCAGAGAGTATCACTTCGAACTGTATCACGCAGAGTTTTGCAAACTGTTTCAACAACAAGAAGATCTCGCACACCCAGATAGGCAAAGGCATAATGCAAAGCCTGATGAGGAGCTCCGTCATCATCAGCAAAACTACCTCCACTGCCCTCCCCAAGTTTTTCGGTCTGAAAGCCCACAAAACTCGTAGCTTCACTGCCTCTGATTTCATTCCCCAACCTCCAAATGTCATCCGCGTTACAAGCTGATACGACACCATCGTGACTTAGTGATGAGTCAATTTCTTCACTCTGGAAGTCCACTAAAACCGCATTTCCATTGCCTCTAGTTTCATTCCCCATACTCAAAAGGTCATCCACGTTACCAGCTGATCCGACACAATCATGCCTCAGTGATGCCCCAAGTTCTTCACTCTGAAAGTTCAAGAAACCAGTATCTTCATCGCCGTTACTAATGGATGCATCCTCTGCTCGCTTCTCCTCTAAACACGTGCTACCACATCTGCCATCCACATTCAATTTCTGATCAAAACCCATGCTTGCAGGAAAAGCATGAAACTTCATCGCATTATTCCATATAAAATTAAGTCCAGCATATAATTGATAATCCCCATCACTTGTCCCCACATCATTCCTCCTAAATCCACCATAGTCCACCTCCAAATCCTCAAGCCAACCAGTTATGGCAGTAAAAGTGGTACTCATATCCATGCCAAAGGGATCTGAAGGCAAGAGATCGAGAATGTCAGTGGAAACAGACTCATGCGACCCACACCTATCACCCCTGTCCCTTCCATAGTCAAAGCACTCCTCAACTTTCTCTTGGATGCCGTCCACAAAGTACCCATTCGCAATTCTCATAGAAGAAACCAATTTGTCCTCCGATAAATGCGCAGGAAAGATGGGTCGATGTGAAAAATTCAAGGCCATGGTTCTCTAATAGAATATATACAATAAGACAAGCAAACCCCAGATgtctaatcttttttttttcttttttcaaagagGAAAAATAAACGTATTCTTTGGAAGTGATGAATGAAACGCAAACCTAGAAAGAAAACAAGGGGGAAATTTTAAAAGACCAGGGAAGCGAAGGATCTACAAGAAAACCCTCAATTTCTGATGACAAACTAAAACAACGCGACCAAAAATTTCACGGAGTTTCTTGCAAAACGGAACGTAAGATCAGctataatcaaatcaaaataaaaggaaaagaacgAGGAATCATCAGTCCAGATTTTATCTACACAAGAACAACCAACCAATAAATTCTGTTTAATTTTTCTTCCTAATTTATAACCAAACCAGAATAGCAAACTAGGGTTTGCCACCAATCCAATGtgatatgaaaaagaaagaaggaataaaAGAGTGACCTGAATCAGGAATAACCAAATCAAATTCGACCCACAATCACAACTCGC
Proteins encoded in this window:
- the LOC120000148 gene encoding F-box protein SKIP14: MALNFSHRPIFPAHLSEDKLVSSMRIANGYFVDGIQEKVEECFDYGRDRGDRCGSHESVSTDILDLLPSDPFGMDMSTTFTAITGWLEDLEVDYGGFRRNDVGTSDGDYQLYAGLNFIWNNAMKFHAFPASMGFDQKLNVDGRCGSTCLEEKRAEDASISNGDEDTGFLNFQSEELGASLRHDCVGSAGNVDDLLSMGNETRGNGNAVLVDFQSEEIDSSLSHDGVVSACNADDIWRLGNEIRGSEATSFVGFQTEKLGEGSGGSFADDDGAPHQALHYAFAYLGVRDLLVVETVCKTLRDTVRSDTLCWKHIHIGHPLNEKITDDILLELTNRAHGKLESLTLVECLKITDDGLKRVLGKNGRLTKLCVPGCTRLSIEGIVTSLTAFKNVGGLGMKQLRIGWIYGVTQKHFEELKSLLGTDSYAQQNAHKLRFYHRGNMYLSCEDGRQIDIESCPRCQNPRLVYDCPGEGCLGKKHSTEVCRACTICIPRCAECGRCINDSEYEETFCLELLCSACGKQLLNCQEKYDSKIVLSGPPALSVLSCSVRGHG